The following coding sequences lie in one Rutidosis leptorrhynchoides isolate AG116_Rl617_1_P2 chromosome 4, CSIRO_AGI_Rlap_v1, whole genome shotgun sequence genomic window:
- the LOC139842965 gene encoding glutamate receptor 2.7-like: MNIQAFPKGSPLVHDVSTAVLKVTENQMTKLLKKWFGDSDSCDQHNEAAVTSDRLTLDSFKGPFLIAGISSTSALILFFLKFLYQNRLMLSSQDSVTQKLVAIAKSFDGFKDDESKRVSPDATVDEFVSADSINNSPAISIFHQHEGILTTEPGTQVRDSIELVETTVEPGTPVKLSKSVKLSKSVVIYTEVLFYIVIAKTDIKIGVILDMETSTGKMRETCISMAISEFYQQHENFTTVIQPHFRDSKQDDVQAASAAIDLLKNVQVMGILGPMTSSQADFVIDVGNKSNVPVISTATSPSLSTKDNVYFIRSVHNSSSQLKPIAELIKHFNWNEIVFVYEDGEYGRGLDPYLSDAMIKIDVKIMYRFFMHPLVSDDWILAELYKLKTMQTRVFVVHALPELASRFFEKVNEAGMMDEGYVWIITEVLTSRLHSLDRADIDLMHGVLGVQSYIPRSNKLISFEIRWKREFQKRYPEDEMAELDMFGIWAYDTIFGLAMALEKIGNETDNVRHFKRENESVTDLDAIGKLEMGSRLVPWIRNFRLEGLSGDFNIVDGELQSSVYQIVNIIGKGENVISFWTPKIGISKKLNNQTQGIRAITWPGDSHVVPKGWDIPTSNENLLRVGVPAKGGFVQFVDANTDPETKRVVVTGFCVDVFNAVIDVLPYAVKHEFVPFVTPDGKRLAGSYNDLIGNLSVGKYDAVAGDVTILAKRTDFVDFTLPYTEAGISLIVPIKDERTNAWIFTKPLERDLWITSECFSYTQA, from the exons ATGAATATACAGGCATTTCCTAAAGGGTCTCCACTAGTTCACGATGTTTCAACAGCGGTCCTGAAAGTAACAGAAAATCAAATGACAAAACTTTTAAAAAAGTGGTTCGGAGATTCAGACAGTTGCGATCAGCACAACGAAGCCGCAGTCACATCGGACAGGCTCACACTCGATAGCTTCAAGGGCCCGTTTCTCATTGCTGGCATATCATCAACTTCTGCACTCATTCTTTTCTTCCTAAAGTTTCTGTATCAAAATAGACTAATGTTATCTTCACAAGATTCAGTTACTCAAAAACTAGTTGCAATTGCAAAATCGTTTGACGGGTTTAAGGACGATGAATCCAAAAGGGTCAGCCCAGACGCAACAGTAGATGAATTTGTTAGTGCGGACAGTATTAATAATAGTCCTGCAATTAGCATATTTCATCAACATGAAGGCATTTTGACTACTGAACCGGGGACACAAGTTCGTGACTCGATTGAACTTGTAGAAACTACTGTTGAACCGGGTACACCA GTTAAATTATCTAAATCG GTTAAATTATCTAAATCGGTGGTGATTTATACCGAAGTACTTTTTTATATTGTTATTg CCAAAACAGATATAAAAATAGGTGTCATTTTGGATATGGAAACAAGTACTGGAAAGATGAGAGAAACTTGCATTTCAATGGCGATAAGCGAATTCTATCAGCAACACGAAAACTTTACGACCGTGATTCAGCCCCATTTTCGTGATTCTAAACAGGACGATGTTCAAGCCGCTTCTGCAGCCATCGACCTGTTGAAAAACGTTCAAGTCATGGGTATTTTAGGACCCATGACATCATCACAGGCTGATTTTGTAATCGACGTTGGCAATAAATCAAATGTTCCTGTTATTTCGACTGCAACGAGCCCTTCTCTGTCAACGAAAGATAATGTTTACTTCATTCGATCAGTTCATAATTCGTCATCTCAGCTGAAGCCCATAGCAGAACTGATCAAACACTTTAATTGGAACGAAATAGTGTTTGTTTATGAAGATGGTGAATACGGAAGAGGCCTTGATCCTTATTTATCGGATGCTATGATAAAAATTGATGTAAAAATCATGTATCGATTCTTTATGCATCCTTTGGTTTCGGACGATTGGATCCTTGCAGAGCTTTACAAACTAAAGACAATGCAAACTCGGGTGTTTGTGGTACACGCGTTACCAGAATTGGCTTCACGATTTTTCGAAAAAGTGAACGAAGCAGGAATGATGGACGAAGGGTATGTTTGGATCATAACTGAAGTGCTGACGAGCCGTTTACATTCGTTGGATCGTGCAGATATAGATTTGATGCATGGAGTACTTGGTGTGCAGTCTTATATTCCAAGGTCTAACAAGCTTATCAGCTTCGAAATAAGATGGAAACGCGAATTCCAGAAAAGGTATCCAGAAGATGAAATGGCAGAACTAGACATGTTCGGGATATGGGCGTACGATACAATATTTGGTCTAGCAATGGCATTGGAAAAAATCGGGAATGAAACTGATAACGTTCGTCATTTCAAACGAGAGAACGAATCAGTTACAGATCTGGATGCGATTGGCAAattggaaatgggatcgagactcGTTCCATGGATCAGAAACTTTCGACTCGAAGGCTTAAGTGGCGACTTTAATATCGTTGATGGAGAACTACAATCATCGGTTTATCAGATAGTGAACATCATCGGAAAGGGGGAGAATGTTATCAGTTTTTGGACGCCTAAAATTGGAATCTCGAAGAAGCTAAACAATCAGACACAAGGTATTCGGGCGATCACATGGCCCGGTGACTCACATGTCGTCCCGAAAGGTTGGGATATTCCGACTAGTAACGAAAACTTGTTACGAGTTGGTGTTCCTGCAAAAGGCGGGTTTGTTCAGTTTGTCGATGCAAACACTGACCCCGAAACCAAACGAGTTGTTGTTACTGGTttctgtgttgacgtttttaacgcAGTCATTGATGTGTTACCGTACGCTGTTAAACACGAATTCGTACCTTTTGTTACTCCAGATGGGAAAAGACTTGCAGGAAGCTATAATGATCTTATCGGCAATCTCTCTGTTGGG AAATACGATGCGGTGGCTGGTGACGTTACGATCCTTGCAAAACGTACGGATTTTGTCGATTTCACGTTGCCATACACAGAAGCTGGTATCTCGTTGATTGTTCCAATCAAAGATGAAAGAACGAATGCTTGGATCTTCACGAAACCCTTAGAAAGGGATCTTTGGATAACATCGGAGTGTTTTTCGTATACACAGGCATAG